Proteins encoded within one genomic window of Brassica rapa cultivar Chiifu-401-42 chromosome A09, CAAS_Brap_v3.01, whole genome shotgun sequence:
- the LOC103838761 gene encoding mitogen-activated protein kinase 2, translating into MATQVDPPNGVKNQGKHYVPIKPISRGAYGVVCSSVNKETNERVAIKKIHNGFENKIDALYELHRGLKYIHSANFLHRDLKPALICFRSQKMLVLDPPKRISVTEGLQHPYFAPLYDPSSNPSAQVPIDLDVDEDQDLGAFFFKSVLKA; encoded by the exons atggCGACTCAGGTTGATCCACCAAACGGAGTCAAGAATCAAGGGAAGCATTACGTCCCTATCAAACCTATAAGCCGAGGAGCATACGGTGTAGTCTGCTCATCTGTTAACAAAGAGACTAACGAGAGAGTAGCGATCAAGAAGATCCACAATGGGTTTGAGAACAAGATCGATGCGTT GTATGAG TTACATCGAGGGCTTAAGTATATTCATTCAGCCAACTTTCTCCATCGGGATTTGAAACCAG CATTGATCTGCTTCAGAAGTCAGAAGATGCTCGTTCTTGACCCGCCTAAGAGGATTAGTGTCACGGAAGGGCTTCAGCATCCTTACTTTGCACCTTTATATGACCCGAGTTCAAATCCTTCTGCTCAAGTTCCTATTGATCTTGATGTAGATGAAGACCAGGATTTGGgggcatttttttttaaatcggtTTTGAAAGCTTAA
- the LOC117128072 gene encoding E3 ubiquitin-protein ligase UPL1-like, with protein sequence MATGRSASMPSRLRQLLSGEGSIGPSIRLDAEPPPEIKSFIEKVIQSPLSDIAIPLSGFRWEYSKGNFHHWRPLFLHFDKYFKTFLSTRNDLLLSDHILEDEDPFPKYSLLQILRVMQIILENCPNKSTFDGLEHFKLLLASTDPEVLIAALETLSALVKISSSKLHRSGKLIGCGSVNSFLLSIAQGWGSKEEGLGLYSCVVANERNQEEGLTIFPSDLDNNHKEADFRIGSTVYFELRGHSAQSIHHGTSSASSSSSRVIQIPDLHLRKEDDLVLLKECIEHYNVPPDLRFSLLTRVRYAHAFRSSRICRSYSRICLLAFIVLVQSSDAQEELASFFANEPEYTNELIRIVRSEEPIPGTIRTLAMLALGAQLAVYSASHDRARILSRSSISFAVGNRMILLNVLQKAVLSLKISSDPSSIAFVEALLQFYLLHIVSSSSSGSTIRGSGMVPTFLPLLEYTDPSHLHLVYLAVKALQKLMDYSSSAVPLLRDLGGVELLSQRLELEVHHILKLTGENNSDMVVGESLDINGDQLLSRKRLIKVLLKSLGSSTYTPGNANRSQSSQESTLPATLSLIYRNADKFGGDIYYSAVTVMSDLIHKDPTSLTSLFEMGLPEAFLSSVVSGVLPSSKAIACIPNGLGAISLNSKGLETVKETSALRFLVDVFTSKKYVLAMNEAIVPFTNAVEELLRHVSSLRATGVEIIIEIVDRIACFGESGSSSSSVSTAMEMDSDVKNINGVSHEQFVQLCIFHLIILLHRTMENAETSRLFVEKSGIVALLKLLLRPGIAQSSEGVSIALHSTIVFKSFTQHHSASLARAFCSSLRDQVKKALGGLQDLSGTFLLDRKLSPSCGIFSSLFLVEFLLFLAASKDNRWMTALLSEFANGSKDVLENIGQLHREILWHIAVYESGTLESPNTSPESEQTELSSNGTEGQRFSSFRQFLDPLFQRRTSGWSAESQFFDLTNLYRDLGRASTGFQPRPISDGPSSSSDASGNRELERDGSYYTSCCDMVKSLSFHITYIFQELGKAMLLQSRRREDTVNVSPSSKLVASSFASISLDHLNFEGHEIAAEASRSTKCLYLGKVVDFIDAVLLDRPDSCNPVLINCFYGRGVIQTVLTTFDATSQLLFSINRSYSSPMETDDVKGKQDEKEDTDHAWIYGPLASYGKLMDHLATSSFILSPSTKHLLVQPVENGNIPFPQDAETFVKILQSIVLKAVLPVWTHPLFTECSYDFVTALISIIKHVYSGVELKSLAGSSSARVTGPPPSETTISTIVEMGFSRSRAEEALRQVGSNSVELAMEWLFSHPEEIQEDDELARALAMSLGNSESDTKENVVDETREQIEAEIVSLPPVEELITTCTKLLQMKEPLAFPVRDLLVLICSENNGEHRSGGICCLLSRIKDCCPVFDDTKNNLLSALLHVLALILHEDAGSREVALKAGTVRLVCDVLSKWDSGSIDKEKFNVPKWVTTGFLAIDRLLQVDQKLNTELIEELQKGETSLAIDESKQDKLQSVFGSPQLVDADDQKKLIEIACTCIRNQLPSETMHAVLQLCSTLTRKHSVAVCFLDFGGVQGLLSLPSNSLFPGFDSVAASIIRHVLEDPQTLQQVMESEIKHALATLSNRHSNQRISPRNFLLHVNSVIARDPVTFIQAARSICQVEMVGERPYIVLVKEKEKSKDKEKDKDKDRADKEKSQTSNEVATTTPPGSTKAKVYRKPPQSFIGVVELLLDSLCNFVPPPKDDMVEGDSTSADMDIDHASTKGKGKAVATTPAEKKAISQGMSASLAKIVFILKLLSEMLLMYSSSIHIILRRDAEIKSLRGPQQKGGQVGGIFHHILRKFIPYSRVMKEKKSESDWRQKLTSRANQFLVGASVRSAEARKRIFSDISSIFNDFIGTSNGLRPPVNEIHVLIVLLNDMLSARSPTGSHISSEASNTFVDVGLVKSLTRTLEVLDLDNVESTKTVTGIIKVLELVTKEHAYSADSSSKNETANNSSDQIQSGRGDTTADASEAGEIMLRSNHDSMTADHAENFGGSEDVTDDMEHDQDLDEGFAAGVDDYMQEEPEDARGLENGIGSMGIEFEMHTHVPENLDEEDEEDEDDEDRVILRFEDGINGLNVLDHLEVLRDHRFSDETLHVMPVEVFGSGRQGRTTSIYSLLGRTGDGATPSQHPLLSGSPSLQGSQSQTESTHDHTVGGRDSNGSSSSRLDAIFRSLRNGRQGHRLNLWADDSQQIVGSGASTVPQGLEDLLVSQLRRPGSDNPSDQNPSPLEPQSQAESGQPQEATVRPEIPDENATGNGGANVSAPSIVSPVASAPPDTRATATDSVSSSRSQSVEMQYDLNDSTVRDVEAVSQESGGSGATLGESLRSLDVEIGSADGHDDGAERHDVQPAMRSRRANLSVVPSSTGREASLYSVTEVPENSGHEAEQDNPPEEQPVNRDVASSSIDPAFLDALPEGLRAEVLSAQQGQAPEPSSNEQQNSGDIDPEFLAALPADIRAEVLAQQQAQRVHQSHELEGQPVEMDTVSIIATFPSELREEVLLTSDDAVLANLTPALVAEANMLRERFAHRYHNRALFGMHPRHRRGEASRRGEGVISGNEGIASRRSAAKVIEAAGAPLVNTEALQAMIRILRIVQPLYKGPLQRLLLNLCSHGETRFSLVNTFMDMLMLDARKPVNYSSVSEPPYRLYACQSNVTYSRPQHFDGVPPLVSRRVLETLTYLARNHIYVAKILLLSRLSLPSLQGSVPSDKARGKAVVVSDDHMSRTQQEPESVAFALLLSLLNQPLYLRSVAHLEQLLNLLEVIIDNAERKSESADGSDGSASEQQSTHQALEVENNAENHDMVSGTAGTVTKPIVSSGSSSNRAESECDVHTVLLNLPQSELCLLCSLLAREGLSDNAYTLVAEVLKKLVAIAPSHCHLFITELANAIQNLTRSAISELHMFGEAVKTLLSTTSSDGSGVLRVLQALSSLVDSLLITKEKNSEEHVAVFCQLSNINLALEPLWLELSNCICKIEGHSDSASASTTSPTTSTSSATTRGAGVSQSLPAGAQNMLPYVESFFVTCEKLHPSSQSCDISVPMAASDVEEQPKGPGPSSSSKVDEKYGSFIKFSERHRKLLNAFIRQNPALLEKSFSLMLKVPRFIEFDNKRAYFRSKIKHQHDHHHSPLRISVRRAYILEDSYNQLRMRSTQELKGRLTVHFQGEEGIDAGGLTREWYQLLSRVIFDKGALLFTTVGNDSTFQPNPNSVYQTEHLSYFKFVGRVVGKALFDGQLLDVHFTRSFYKHILGVKVTYHDIEAIDPDYYKALKWMLENDISDVLDLTFSVDADEEKLILYEKTEVTDHELIPGGRNIKVTEENKHEYVDLIAEHRLTTAIRPQINAFLEGFSELILKDLISIFNDKELELLISGLPDIDLDNLRANTEWSGYSPGSPVIQWFWEVVQGLSKEDKARLLQFVTGTSKVPLEGFSSLQGISGAQKFQIHKAYGSADHLPSAHTCFNQLDLPEYPSKEHLQERLLLAIHEASEGFGFG encoded by the exons ATGGCGACTGGGAGATCCGCAAGTATGCCGTCACGGTTGCGGCAGCTTCTTTCCGGCGAAGGCTCCATCGGCCCCTCTATTAGGCTCGACGCTGAGCCT CCTCCGGAGATCAAATCGTTTATTGAGAAAGTAATCCAGAGTCCACTCTCTGATATTGCGATACCTCTCTCTGGCTTTCGCTGGGAGTACAGTAAG GGCAACTTCCATCACTGGAGACCTCTTTTTCTCCATTTTGACAAGTACTTCAAGACCTTTTTATCAACTAGGAATGACCTTCTCCTCTCTGATCACATTTTGGAAGATGAGGATCCCTTTCCCAAGTACTCTCTTCTTCAAATTCTTCGTGTGATGCAGATCATTCTCGAAAATTGTCCCAACAAAAGTACCTTTGATGGTTTAGAG CACTTTAAGCTCCTACTTGCCTCCACAGATCCAGAGGTTCTCATTGCAGCCCTGGAAACCCTTTCTGCGCTTGTGAAAATCAGCTCATCTAAGCTCCACAGGAGCGGAAAGTTGATTGGATGTGGTTCCGTAAACAGCTTCCTTCTCTCTATTGCCCAGGGCTGGGGTAGCAAAGAGGAGGGTCTGGGTTTGTATTCCTGCGTTGTCGCTAACGAGAGAAACCAGGAAGAAGGTCTCACCATCTTTCCTTCCGACTTGGATAATAATCACAAGGAAGCTGATTTTCGGATTGGTTCTACTGTTTATTTTGAGTTGCGTGGACACAGTGCCCAGAGTATACATCATGGTACTAGTAGTGctagttcttcttcttcaagggTGATTCAGATTCCTGATTTGCACTTGCGGAAAGAGGATGATCTTGTGTTATTGAAGGAGTGTATAGAGCATTACAATGTTCCCCCGGACCTCAGGTTCTCTCTACTGACCCGTGTCCGGTATGCTCATGCTTTTCGTTCTTCCAGAATATGCCGGAGTTATAGCAGGATCTGCCTACTTGCGTTTATTGTACTTGTTCAGTCCAGTGATGCTCAAGAAGAACTTGCATCCTTTTTTGCAAACGAACCTGAGTATACAAATGAATTAATAAGAATTGTCAGATCTGAAGAACCAATCCCCGGAACCATTAGAACTCTTGCCATGCTTGCATTGGGCGCTCAGTTGGCTGTATACTCCGCCTCTCATGATCGTGCCAGGATTCTAAGCAGATCTAGCATCAGTTTCGCCGTAGGCAACAGAATGATTCTGCTTAATGTGCTTCAGAAAGCCGTTCTGTCTTTGAAGATTTCTAGTGATCCATCATCTATTGCTTTTGTTGAGGCGCTACTTCAGTTTTATTTGCTTCACATTGTTTCATCATCGTCATCTGGAAGCACTATAAGGGGCTCTGGCATGGTTCCCACATTTCTCCCTCTCTTGGAGTATACTGATCCGAGTCACCTGCATCTTGTGTATTTGGCTGTTAAAGCACTACAGAAGCTCATGGATTATAGCAGTTCTGCAGTTCCTCTACTCCGGGATCTTGGGGGAGTAGAACTTTTGTCTCAGAGGTTAGAGTTAGAGGTTCATCACATTCTTAAGTTGACTGGAGAGAACAACAGTGATATGGTGGTTGGTGAATCGTTAGATATAAATGGTGATCAGTTGCTCTCCCGAAAGAGACTCATCAAGGTTCTTTTGAAGTCTCTTGGTTCTTCTACGTATACTCCTGGAAATGCGAATAGGTCTCAAAGCTCTCAGGAGAGTACCTTGCCTGCCACTTTGTCTTTGATATACAGGAATGCAGATAAATTTGGTGGCGATATCTATTACTCAGCTGTGACGGTTATGAGTGATTTAATCCACAAAGACCCCACATCTCTTACTTCCCTGTTTGAAATGGGCCTCCCTGAAGCATTTCTGTCTTCAGTTGTATCAGGAGTACTTCCTTCTTCCAAGGCTATTGCATGCATTCCAAATGGCCTCGGTGCAATATCTCTTAATAGCAAAGGTTTGGAGACTGTAAAAGAAACTTCGGCACTGCGCTTCCTTGTTGATGTATTTACTTCCAAGAAGTATGTTCTAGCTATGAATGAGGCCATCGTTCCGTTTACAAATGCCGTGGAAGAGCTTTTGCGTCATGTCTCATCTCTAAGAGCCACTGGTGTTGAAATAATCATTGAAATTGTGGATAGAATTGCATGCTTTGGAGAGAGTGGTTCTTCATCATCCTCTGTAAGTACTGCAATGGAAATGGATTCAGATGTGAAGAACATAAATGGCGTCAGCCATGAGCAGTTTGTTCAACTCTGCATCTTTCATCTGATAATTCTGCTCCACAGAACAATGGAGAATGCTGAGACTTCTCGTCTCTTTGTGGAGAAGTCTGGCATTGTGGCGTTACTTAAGCTTCTCTTGCGACCTGGCATTGCTCAGTCTTCTGAAGGGGTGTCTATTGCCTTGCACAGCACCATCGTTTTTAAGAGTTTTACGCAGCATCACTCTGCTTCTCTTGCTCGGGCCTTTTGCTCTTCTCTTCGTGATCAGGTGAAGAAAGCTTTAGGAGGACTGCAAGATCTCTCGGGGACATTCTTACTTGATCGAAAACTTTCTCCAAGCTGTGgaattttttcttctcttttccttGTGGAGTTTCTTCTGTTTCTAGCTGCATCAAAGGATAACCGTTGGATGACTGCATTGCTTTCGGAGTTTGCAAATGGAAGCAAGGATGTTCTGGAGAATATAGGCCAGTTGCACCGTGAAATTCTATGGCATATAGCAGTTTACGAGAGTGGAACGCTGGAAAGTCCAAATACTTCTCCCGAGTCAGAGCAAACAGAGCTGTCTTCAAATGGAACGGAAGGACAAAGGTTCAGTTCTTTTAGACAGTTTCTGGATCCATTATTTCAGAGGAGAACGTCAGGATGGAGCGCAGAATCGCAATTCTTTGATTTAACAAATCTTTACCGTGATCTTGGACGTGCATCGACTGGATTTCAACCCCGACCAATCAGTGATGGTCCCTCTAGTTCATCAGACGCTTCTGGTAACAGAGAGCTTGAAAGAGATGGATCCTATTATACATCATGCTGTGACATGGTGAAGTCATTGTCCTTCCACATCACATACATATTCCAAGAGTTAGGGAAGGCAATGCTGCTCCAATCTCGTCGGAGAGAAGATACAGTAAATGTATCTCCGTCATCTAAGTTAGTTGCCTCAAGTTTTGCTTCAATATCCCTGGATCACTTGAATTTTGAAGGCCATGAGATTGCAGCTGAGGCATCAAGGTCAACTAAATGTCTCTACCTTGGCAAGGTTGTTGACTTCATCGATGCTGTCCTTCTTGACAGGCCTGATTCGTGTAATCCTGTTCTGATAAATTGCTTTTATGGCCGGGGGGTGATTCAGACGGTTTTGACAACATTTGATGCTACTAGCCAGcttttattttcaattaataGGAGCTACTCATCTCCGATGGAGACTGATGATGTTAAAGGAAAGCAGGATGAAAAGGAAGATACAGATCATGCCTGGATATATGGTCCGCTGGCTAGCTACGGGAAGCTCATGGACCATTTGGCTACGTCATCGTTTATCTTATCTCCATCCACAAAACACTTGCTCGTTCAACCAGTAGAAAATGGGAATATTCCATTTCCACAAGATGCTGAGACATTTGTGAAGATCCTGCAGTCCATTGTGTTGAAAGCTGTACTTCCGGTTTGGACTCATCCACTATTTACGGAATGTAGTTATGATTTCGTCACTGCCCTCATTTCCATCATCAAGCATGTGTATTCTGGAGTTGAACTGAAAAGCTTAGCTGGCAGTAGTAGCGCTCGTGTAACAGGTCCACCTCCCAGTGAAACAACCATTTCAACAATTGTGGAGATGGGGTTCTCCAGATCCAGAGCCGAAGAAGCTTTGAGACAGGTTGGATCGAACAGTGTTGAGTTAGCCATGGAATGGCTGTTTTCCCACCCAGAAGAAATCCAAGAGGACGATGAGCTTGCTCGTGCTCTTGCAATGTCCCTTGGAAATTctgaatcagatacaaaggagaATGTTGTAGATGAAACTCGAGAACAGATTGAAGCAGAAATAGTCTCGCTGCCACCAGTTGAAGAGCTTATAACAACATGTACGAAGCTTCTGCAGATGAAAGAGCCCCTTGCTTTTCCTGTTAGAGACTTGCTTGTATTGATTTGCTCAGAAAACAATGGGGAACACCGATCTGGTGGTATATGTTGCCTTCTTAGCCGGATTAAGGATTGTTGTCCTGTCTTCGATGACACAAAGAACAATCTGCTCTCTGCTCTGTTGCATGTTCTTGCTTTGATTCTACACGAAGACGCAGGTTCCCGCGAAGTTGCGCTGAAGGCGGGTACTGTAAGACTTGTGTGCGATGTACTCTCAAAGTGGGATTCTGGTAGTATTGATAAGGAAAAGTTTAATGTTCCAAAGTGGGTGACGACAGGGTTTCTTGCCATTGATAGGCTGCTACAAGTGGACCAGAAATTAAATACTGAGCTTATAGAGGAGTTGCAAAAAGGTGAGACATCTCTGGCCATTGATGAGAGCAAACAAGACAAGCTGCAATCTGTTTTTGGCTCTCCACAGCTTGTTGATGCTGACGATCAGAAGAAGTTGATTGAGATTGCTTGTACATGTATCCGGAATCAGCTTCCTTCTGAAACTATGCATGCTGTTTTACAACTGTGTTCTACATTGACAAGGAAGCATTCTGTTGCTGTCTGCTTTCTTGATTTTGGAGGTGTGCAAGGACTGCTTTCTCTGCCGAGTAATAGTCTTTTTCCAGGGTTTGACTCAGTTGCTGCTAGTATCATCCGTCATGTTCTTGAAGATCCCCAAACGCTTCAGCAAGTCATGGAATCTGAGATAAAACATGCACTTGCAACACTTTCCAACAGGCACTCAAATCAGAGAATCTCTCCACGCAATTTTTTGTTGCATGTGAATTCTGTAATTGCTCGGGATCCAGTCACTTTTATCCAGGCCGCTCGTTCTATATGCCAAGTAGAGATGGTTGGTGAAAGACCTTACATCGTGTTAgtcaaagaaaaagagaaatcaAAAGACAAAGAGAAGGATAAGGATAAGGACAGAGCTGACAAAGAGAAATCTCAGACTTCTAATGAAGTTGCAACTACCACTCCCCCTGGGAGCACCAAGGCTAAAGTTTACCGGAAACCTCCTCAGTCGTTCATTGGTGTTGTTGAGCTGCTTCTGGATTCTCTCTGTAATTTCGTTCCTCCTCCAAAAGATGACATGGTTGAAGGTGATTCTACTTCAGCAGACATGGATATTGATCATGCCTCTACTAAGGGAAAAGGCAAAGCGGTTGCTACTACACCTGCAGAAAAGAAAGCTATTTCACAGGGCATGTCAGCTTCATTGGCTAAAATTGTTTTCATTCTGAAGCTTTTGAGTGAGATGCTGTTAATGTATTCTTCGTCAATCCATATAATACTTCGAAGAGATGCTGAAATTAAAAGTCTTAGAGGTCCTCAACAGAAGGGTGGTCAAGTTGGTGGAATATTTCATCATATTCTTCGAAAATTTATTCCATACTCACGGGTGATGAAGGAAAAGAAATCTGAGAGTGATTGGCGGCAAAAGCTGACAAGTAGGGCTAATCAGTTTTTAGTGGGTGCATCTGTTAGATCAGCTGAAGCAAGGAAGAGGATATTTTCTGACATTAGCAGTATCTTCAATGACTTCATAGGTACCTCCAATGGGCTTAGACCTCCAGTTAATGAAATACACGTTTTGATAGTTTTGTTGAATGATATGCTCTCTGCTCGGTCACCTACTGGATCACATATATCTTCAGAAGCTTCGAATACTTTTGTTGATGTTGGATTGGTTAAGTCTCTTACTCGTACTCTTGAAGTGTTGGACTTGGACAACGTAGAATCTACCAAAACTGTAACAGGAATCATAAAAGTTTTGGAGTTGGTGACTAAGGAGCATGCCTATTCTGCTGATTCAAGCTCGAAGAATGAAACTGCGAACAACTCATCTGATCAAATTCAATCAGGAAGAGGAGATACTACTGCTGATGCTTCTGAAGCAGGGGAAATTATGCTGCGATCGAATCATGATTCCATGACAGCTGATCATGCGGAGAATTTTGGCGGTTCAGAAGATGTGACAGATGACATGGAGCATGATCAAGACTTGGATGAAGGATTTGCCGCAGGTGTGGATGATTATATGCAAGAAGAGCCTGAGGATGCTAGGGGGTTGGAAAACGGGATTGGGTCGATGGGTATAGAGTTTGAGATGCATACCCACGTGCCGGAAAATCTtgatgaagaggatgaagaGGACGAAGATGATGAAGATCGGGTAATTCTTAGGTTTGAGGATGGAATCAATGGGCTAAACGTTCTTGATCATTTGGAGGTTCTTAGAGATCATAGATTTTCTGATGAAACACTTCATGTAATGCCTGTTGAAGTTTTTGGCTCGGGACGTCAAGGACGAACAACTTCTATTTACAGCCTTCTTGGCAGAACTGGGGATGGTGCTACTCCATCACAGCATCCTCTTTTATCGGGATCTCCATCACTTCAAGGGTCGCAAAGTCAAACAG AAAGCACACATGATCATACTGTTGGAGGTAGGGATTCCAACGGTAGTTCTTCCTCACGGCTGGATGCTATATTCCGATCTTTGAGGAATGGCCGGCAGGGGCATCGTTTGAATTTATGGGCTGATGACAGCCAGCAAATTGTTGGATCTGGCGCTTCTACCGTACCACAAGGCCTTGAAGATTTGCTGGTATCTCAGTTGAGACGTCCCGGCTCTGATAATCCTTCTGATCAGAATCCATCACCTTTGGAACCCCAGTCACAGGCCGAGAGTGGGCAGCCCCAGGAGGCAACTGTCAGACCTGAAATTCCAGATGAAAACGCCACTGGTAATGGAGGTGCCAATGTGTCTGCTCCCTCTATCGTTTCGCCAGTTGCATCTGCTCCCCCGGATACACGAGCCACTGCTACTGATTCTGTCTCAAGCTCGCGGTCTCAGTCAGTCGAAATGCAATATGATCTAAATGATTCAACTGTTCGGGATGTTGAAGCGGTGAGTCAAGAAAGCGGTGGGAGTGGGGCAACCTTGGGTGAAAGCCTTAGGAGTTTGGATGTTGAGATCGGAAGTGCTGATGGACATGATGATGGTGCAGAAAGGCATGATGTACAGCCAGCTATGCGCTCAAGAAGAGCAAATTTGTCAGTTGTGCCATCTTCAACTGGGCGAGAAGCTTCTCTTTATAGTGTAACTGAGGTTCCTGAGAACTCCGGTCACGAGGCTGAGCAGGATAATCCACCAGAGGAGCAACCAGTTAACAGGGATGTTGCTTCTAGTTCTATTGATCCTGCGTTTTTAGATGCCCTACCTGAGGGACTGCGAGCTGAAGTCCTTTCAGCTCAGCAAGGACAAGCGCCAGAACCTTCCAGCAATGAACAGCAGAATTCTGGAGATATTGATCCGGAGTTTCTTGCTGCACTTCCTGCTGATATCCGAGCTGAAGTTCTGGCACAGCAACAAGCACAACGGGTTCATCAGTCTCATGAGCTTGAAGGTCAGCCTGTTGAGATGGACACCGTTTCAATAATTGCAACGTTTCCTTCGGAGTTGCGAGAAGAG GTGTTGCTGACGTCAGATGATGCCGTTCTTGCAAATTTAACACCTGCACTGGTTGCGGAAGCAAACATGCTGCGTGAAAGGTTTGCTCATCGATACCATAACCGTGCACTTTTTGGTATGCATCCAAGACATCGTAGAGGGGAGGCATCCAGGCGAGGTGAAGGTGTCATATCTGGAAATGAGGGGATTGCTTCTCGTAGGTCTGCTGCAAAGGTTATAGAGGCCGCTGGAGCTCCCCTAGTTAACACTGAGGCACTCCAAGCAATGATTCGTATTCTTCGGATAGTTCAG CCTCTTTACAAGGGTCCTCTGCAGAGGCTTTTGCTGAATTTATGTTCTCATGGCGAAACAAGGTTTTCCTTGGTTAATACATTCATGGATATGCTGATGCTCGACGCAAGGAAGCCTGTTAACTACTCGAGTGTTTCCGAACCACCTTATCGTCTTTATGCTTGTCAAAGCAATGTAACATATTCACGTCCTCAGCACTTTGATG GGGTTCCTCCTCTAGTGTCTCGGCGTGTCCTTGAGACTTTGACATATTTGGCACGAAATCATATATACGTAGCAAAGATTCTGCTTCTATCCAGGCTTTCCCTGCCTTCCCTTCAAGGTTCAGTACCCTCAGACAAGGCACGTGGAAAAGCTGTTGTAGTAAGTGATGATCACATGAGCAGAACGCAACAGGAACCCGAATCTGTAGCCTTTGCGTTGCTTCTAAGCCTCCTGAATCAGCCCCTTTATTTGAGAAGTGTGGCTCATCTTGAGCAG CTGCTGAACTTACTGGAGGTCATCATTGACAACGCTGAACGAAAGTCTGAGTCAGCTGACGGATCAGATGGGTCTGCCAGCGAGCAGCAATCAACGCATCAAGCATTAGAAGTTGAAAACAATGCAGAAAACCACGATATGGTATCTGGCACTGCTGGTACAGTGACCAAGCCAATTGTCTCATCTGGAAGTTCGTCCAACAGAGCAGAGAGTGAATGTGATGTTCATACTGTGTTGCTTAATCTTCCCCAGTCAGAGCTGTGTCTGCTTTGTTCATTACTTGCACGTGAAGG TTTGTCAGATAATGCATACACCCTTGTAGCGGAGGTGCTGAAAAAACTTGTGGCCATTGCTCCAAGCCATTGTCATTTGTTTATCACAGAGCTTGCAAACGCAATACAGAACCTGACAAGATCAGCGATCAGTGAACTTCACATGTTCGGTGAAGCCGTAAAAACGCTTCTAAGTACCACGTCATCAGATGGATCAGGAGTACTGAGGGTTTTGCAGGCATTAAGCTCCCTCGTTGATTCGTTGTTAATCACAAAAGAGAAGAATTCCGAAGAGCATGTTGCTGTGTTTTGTCAGCTATCGAACATCAATTTAGCTTTGGAACCTCTGTGGCTGGAGTTGAGCAATTGCATATGCAAAATAGAGGGGCATTCTGATTCTGCTTCTGCTTCTACGACGTCTCCAACAACCTCGACGAGTTCAGCAACAACAAGGGGAGCTGGAGTAAGCCAATCACTTCCTGCTGGTGCCCAAAACATGTTGCCTTATGTAGAGTCGTTTTTTGTTACCTGTGAGAAATTGCATCCATCATCACAGTCTTGTGATATCTCGGTTCCCATGGCGGCTTCTGATGTTGAGGAGCAGCCCAAGGGTCCAGGACCAAGCAGCAGCTCCAAGGTGGATGAGAAATACGGTTCTTTTataaagttttctgaaaggcaCAGGAAACTTCTTAATGCTTTCATCCGACAAAATCCTGCTCTGCTTGAGAAGTCCTTTTCGCTAATGCTCAAGGTTCCACGTTTTATTGAATTTGATAACAAACGTGCATACTTCAGATCAAAGATAAAACACCAGCATGACCATCACCATAGCCCTTTGAGAATCTCAGTGAGAAGAGCCTACATTCTTGAAGATTCATACAACCAATTGCGAATGAGGTCAACTCAAGAACTGAAAGGTAGATTGACTGTTCACTTCCAAGGAGAAGAAGGTATTGATGCTGGTGGGCTTACCAGGGAATGGTATCAGCTGTTGTCAAGGGTTATTTTTGACAAAGGAGCTCTTCTGTTCACAACCGTTGGCAATGACTCGACTTTCCAACCGAATCCAAACTCTGTTTACCAGACAGAGCACCTCTCCTACTTCAAATTCGTTGGCCGGGTG GTTGGAAAAGCTCTGTTTGATGGTCAACTACTTGACGTCCATTTCACTCGCTCTTTTTACAAGCATATCTTGGGAGTTAAGGTCACGTACCATGATATTGAAGCTATAGATCCCGATTACTATAAAGCCCTGAAATGGATGCTGGAG AATGATATTAGCGATGTCCTAGATCTCACTTTTAGCGTTGATGCTGATGAGGAAAAGCTAATACTGTATGAAAAAACGGAG GTGACTGACCATGAACTGATCCCTGGAGGGCGGAACATTAAAGTCACTGAGGAGAATAAGCATGAATATGTAGACCTAATAGCCGAGCATCGATTAACCACAGCCATTCGTCCTCAGATAAATGCATTCCTGGAAGGGTTTAGTGAACTTATCCTTAAAGATCTAATATCGATTTTTAACGACAAGGAACTGGAGTTATTAATAAGTGGTCTTCCTGATATCGACT TGGATAACCTGAGGGCGAATACTGAATGGTCTGGGTATAGTCCTGGATCCCCTGTTATCCAGTGGTTCTGGGAGGTTGTTCAGGGATTGAGCAAAGAAGACAAAGCCCGTCTATTGCAGTTTGTGACTGGAACCTCCAAG GTACCTCTGGAAGGATTTAGTTCCCTTCAAGGAATTTCAGGGGCACAGAAGTTTCAGATCCACAAGGCATATGGAAGCGCTGATCACTTGCCGTCTGCTCATAcctg TTTCAATCAGTTAGATCTGCCAGAGTACCCGTCTAAGGAGCATCTGCAGGAGAGGCTGCTGCTTGCAATCCATGAAGCAAGCGAAGGATTCGGATTTGGTTAA